In Petrotoga sp. 9PW.55.5.1, the sequence TGCAAGTATAACGGGATTTAAAACAATCGTTTGGGATGATAGAGAAGATTTGGCTAATCAGCAAAACATTTCTTGGACAGAAACTATAATTTGTTCTTTAGATGAAGCCTTTAAGAAAATAAATTTTGATAAGAACACTTATGTAGTTGTTCTAACTCGCCAGCATTCATTAGACGAAGATGTTGTAAGATTGCTAGAAGGTAAATCTTTCGCTTATTTGGGTGTAATTGGTTCATTAAGAAAAACATTAAAAATGAAAGAAAACTTATTAAAGAGAGGAGTTTCAAAAAGTTACGTAGACAAAATTTATCAACCTATTGGGATTCCAATAGGTGCGGAAACTCCTGAAGAAATTGCTATTTCAATTTTGGCTGAAATTATTGCGGTTTATAGAAAGGCTAATATAACTGTTTTAAGAAATACTTATTCAATAAAGGAGAAATCTTTGAGTGAAATATAACTTTGATGAAATAATTGATAGAAGAAATACAGAATCAGCTAAATGGAAGGCTTTAAAACAGTTATATGGAAGGGAAGATATCATCCCTATGTGGGTAGCTGATATGGATTTTAAGTCTCCTCCCGAAATTATACAAAATTTGAAAGAAAGAGCAGATCATGGGGTATTTGGCTATCCAATGATAGATGATAATTATTTTGATTCTTTTGTAAATTGGGTTAAAAAAAGACATGAGTTGAATATCAGTAAAGAATGGATAATAACAGCAGATGGAGTTGTTGATGCTTTAAAAATAGCGATTCTTGCTTTTTCAAAACCTGGAGATAAAGTAGTAATTCAAACACCAGTTTATTATCCCTTTTATAACATCATCAAATCTAACGGAAGAGAGATATTACGTAACTCTCTAAAAATAGAAAACGGAAATTATATAATGGATTATGAGGATTTAGAGAAAAAGTTATCCGATAAAAGAACGAAACTATTCATACTTTGTAATCCTCACAATCCAGTTGGTAGGGTGTGGACAAAACAAGAGCTTGAAAAATTAAGTGATCTATGTGTTAAACACAACGTTATTCTATTATCGGATGAAATACATTCAGATCTTATATATCCAAGTAACAAACATATCCCTATTGTATCTATTTCTCAAGAAATAAAAGAAAAATCACTAACCTTTTATGCTCCAAGTAAAACTTTTAACTTAGCAGGCTTAAAGGCCTCGTATGTAGTTATCCCAAACAATGAATTAAGAAACGAATACAAAAATACTATTGAAAGTATTTCAAGTAGTAGCCTAAATATATTTGGCATGATAGCTGCCAAAGCAGCATATGAAAAAGGTGAAGGTTGGCTTAAAGAGCTACTAATTTATCTAGAAAATAATATAGATTTTGTAATAAGCTTTTTTAATGATAAGCTACCGAAAGTAAAAATTACAAAGCCCGAAGGGACATACTTAATGTGGTTAGATTTT encodes:
- a CDS encoding XdhC family protein; protein product: MNIELLKIINKEIEEGKSGVLCTVIRAVGSTPRDIGASMWVRADGSTIGTVGGGPSEKEVIEKANEMIKKGEIEPKIYDAVLREKESDGKSICGGEISVLLEPLGNEPKIVIFGAGHVGKALARVASITGFKTIVWDDREDLANQQNISWTETIICSLDEAFKKINFDKNTYVVVLTRQHSLDEDVVRLLEGKSFAYLGVIGSLRKTLKMKENLLKRGVSKSYVDKIYQPIGIPIGAETPEEIAISILAEIIAVYRKANITVLRNTYSIKEKSLSEI
- a CDS encoding MalY/PatB family protein yields the protein MKYNFDEIIDRRNTESAKWKALKQLYGREDIIPMWVADMDFKSPPEIIQNLKERADHGVFGYPMIDDNYFDSFVNWVKKRHELNISKEWIITADGVVDALKIAILAFSKPGDKVVIQTPVYYPFYNIIKSNGREILRNSLKIENGNYIMDYEDLEKKLSDKRTKLFILCNPHNPVGRVWTKQELEKLSDLCVKHNVILLSDEIHSDLIYPSNKHIPIVSISQEIKEKSLTFYAPSKTFNLAGLKASYVVIPNNELRNEYKNTIESISSSSLNIFGMIAAKAAYEKGEGWLKELLIYLENNIDFVISFFNDKLPKVKITKPEGTYLMWLDFRAYGDEEKIKEMLVNKAKVGLEEGSIFGEEGKGYFRMNIGCPKSVIEKVCNNIYNAFKDL